AGTTTTCATGGAAATCAACACCCCGTCCAAATCTCTGGCCGTCAGCATTGCATCCCTGGTGATATTCATCACAACCTGGGAATTGATCTGCCGGCTGGGATTCATCGAACCCCTGTTTCTGCCGGCCCCTTCCCAGATCCTGTCCCGGGCCGTTAAAATGATCGAGAACGGTCAGCTGATCTCCCATACCCTGGCTTCCACCCGCCGGGTCATGGTGGGATTTTTTGTCTCCAGCATGGTGGCCATTCCTTTCGGCATTTTTCTGGGGTCTTCCCGATTTTTCATGGCCGTGTTCGATCCGATCATTTCCCTTTTGCGGCCCCTGCCTTCCATGAGCTGGATTCCCTTGTCTCTGCTGTGGCTGGGGATCACGGAAACCCAGAAATACTCCATCGTGTTCATGGGGTCGTTTGCCCCGTCACTGCTGTATATCATCGAGGCTACCAAAAGCATTGATCCCTTGTTGATCCGGGCTGCCAGAAATCTGGGGGCTTCCAAACTGGATGTAATGAAAGAGGTGATTCTGCCCGGATCTTTGCCCCAGATCATTGCCGGGCTCAAGGTGATGCTGGGGATTGCCTGGACCTGTATCATATCCGCCGAGCTGGTGGCGGCCAGAGAAGGCTTAGGCTTCATGATCATGAACGGCAAGGAGTATTTTCAGACCGATACCGTGCTGCTGGGCATGGTGATGATCAGTATTACCGTGATGGTGATCGATGTGGTGTTCCGAAAATTTGAAAGGAGACTCCTGCCATGGACCCGCTAACCCCGGATACCAAAATTGCCGTTCAAAATGTCACCAAAATTTTTCAAAGCAAACAAGGGAAAAAACAGGGCCAGGAAGTCGTGGCCCTTAAAGATTTGTCCCTGGAAGTCAAAGATGGTGAATTTCTGGTGATCGTAGGGGCATCGGGCTGTGGCAAGACCACGTTGCTCAACCTGGTGGCCGGGTTTGATAAATCCACGGACGGACAGATCCTGCTGGACGGCAAACCCGTGACCGGCATCACTCCGGAATGCGGTATGATTTTTCAGCAATATGCCCTGTTTCCCTGGAAAACCGTGCAGGAGAACGTGGAATTCGGCATGAAAATGAAGCGCATGCCCCGCAAGGACCGTAAAGCGCGGGGGGACCGGTTCATTGATATCGTGGGACTCAAGGGATTTGAAAGAAGTTATCCCCACCATCTGTCCGGAGGTATGAAACAGCGGGTATCCATTGCCCGGAGCCTGGCCAACGACCCCAAGGTGATGCTGCTGGACGAGCCGTTTGCAGCTCTGGATGCCATGACCCGCCAGGTACTCCAGGAGCAGCTGGTGCGTATCTATGAAAAACATCGCAAAACCATTATTTTCATCACCCACTCCATTGACGAAGCATTGCTGCTGTCTTCCCGGATTATGGTAATGACGGCCCGACCCGGCCGGATCGCCCAGGAGATCATCAATGATCTGCCTTATCCGCGCAACGCGGAAGTTCAGCTGTCCAGCCGCTACATGGAGCTCAAACGCATGATCTGGGACAGTGTCCAGGCCGAGGTGATGAAAAGCATGGAAGTGGAAGCGGATTAAACCGGGCTCCCGGCAGAGGCTTCCGGCATCATTTTATTATGGCTTCCCCGGGTATCGAAGATTATCTGATGACCACTTCCACCCGCCGGTTTTGGGGTTCATCAACGTCATCCGGAGTTTTGACAAGCAGGTTCCCCTCACCATGGGAGGTGACCTTGATATGATCCGGGACAGCGCCGTTGGCAACCAGAATATCAAACATGGTTTTTGCCCGTTCCAAAGAGAGCCCGTAATTGTATTCTTTGCTGCCCACCGTGTCGGTATGACCCGATATGACAATATCATCTGACCGTCGCGCCAGGATGGTCTGGATGATTTGAGGCAAAAGTGCTTCAGATTCCTTGGTCAGCAGATTTGAACCCGGCAGAAAATAAAGAATAAATTTTTCCGGGGGCATGGGTCTGGCATCCAGTGCATCTGAAAAAACGGCACGGATCTTACTTTGGCTCAGTATTGCGGGGGTGGCGGGAGCCGTTGTTTCATTTTTGATATCCACTGCCTGATTGGCCTGATCCAGGGTCTGGGTTCCGGCCTGGTTTGATACTTCGAGTTTTCCGACATGTCCGTCCGGATCCGGAATCAAAACCACGGTGCTTTTGGTCCCGCAGGCACAGATTGTCAGAAAAAAAACACAACAGATGAGTATAAAAAGTTTATGGTTCATTGGTCCACCTTTACAAGAAACTGGGTCCCGCGAATACCAATGGTTGCATCCGGGGTATGAAATTTGACTGCACCAGGGGCCTGTTGTCCGATAATGCCGGAAAGATAGGAAGCGGTGCCCTGAAACATGTCAATGATCATGGAAAACAGGCCGTTTTCAGGTGCAAACACATAATCATTGATATTGATTTCAGTGTCAGGGCCTAAGGATAACACGGTATTGTCTTCAAAAATGATACCTGCGGTACTGTTTGTCAAAGTTTGCAGCCCGTCCCCGGAATACAGCCGATCACCGATATGTAAGGATGTTTGTGTCGTGTCCCGGACGACAAACACATCGCCTTTGATTGTTTTTATGGTTCCGATGGACACAGGATCCGCTTTTGCCGGGCCGGTTAACAGTAATGCCATGATCAAACACAAGATAGGTATTCTCATGTGACAGTCCTTAATTTTTTACTGCGGTTGAGAGTTGAGTTGCCGGGTGTTGTGTCTTTTGTTGTTCTTTTTATCCTTCCGGCTGATATTTTACAAGCAGTTCCGGGAAAAGCGTTAAAAATAATACCGCACCCAGATTTCCGGCCGGAACCGGTCCGGTTTTTCTCCGAATTCGGTTTGGGCATCACCGATAGGCACACCGATCCGGCCGTTGATCTCCAGGTTGGTGACCGGAGTCCAGGTCAGGCCGGGCTGAAGATTGAGACTGTGATCGTGCAGATTGACCACGGCAGAGACCCAGGTGGTCAGATACAGGATTTCCAGGGGTTCTTTTTGTGAAATCTTGGCATACAAATAATCTTTGCCCGGATTGCGCTGACGATCCGGAGACGGCAGAAAGATCCGGGAATCATCATAACCGGCCCCGTTGTGATAGTATTCAGCAATGAATGTGGTGTCATGGGCATTCAGATACCGCAGACCCAAAAGGCCGGAGACCTGATTTTCCGTGGTCTGGGAAACAGTGCTGTCCGCCGTGTAGTCAGTGGTTGGTGCATCTTTTTGAAACGCCAGTTCCCCATGGACGGCCAGGTTTTCCGCCAGATTTTTCGCAAAATCAAGCCCCAGGCTCAACGGATGGTCCGGCCCGTTGAAAAAAATAAAATCAATGTCTGTATCATGCCAGAGCAGATACAGCTTCAAAGCGGTGTTCACATCCCCGTGCTGTCCGAAGTCCGTGTTGAACCAATCGTCAGCCACGGGCAGCACCAGGGCCGTGATGCCGAAATTGTTCAGGGCTCCATGTGTAACGCTTTTGATGAAATCGATTCCTGCCAGGGTCCGGCCTTCCAGGTTTAAAGACGGATCATCCGGATCCTTGGGCCGGTTGAGGAATCCGGCCGGGTTCCAGGCATAGCCCGTGCCCCAAAGTACCGGTTTTTTGCCGGCATCCAGGGTTATGTTGGGGGCAGGGGACCATGACAGATACGCCTCATAGATATCATTGTCCCATGTGTCCTGCTCAAAGGTGCGGGTATAGGCATGGCGGGTCAGGACCCGTGCCTGGAATGATGATCTGCGCCAGGCCGCCGAAAGTTCCGCAGCGGCCTGGCCGTCATGGGTATTGGCACCCGGATCGGTTCCGGCATACAGGCGCCCGTATCCGGTGGTCTGGTCATCCAGCCGGTGCCAGGTATACCGGGCCGTGATTCTCCCCCCGAATGACCAGGCGGCTGGTTCTGCTTCAGGGATGGCAAAATCATATTCCGATGCCCCGGCCGGGAAGGGCGGCAGTCCCCACAGCATCAGGCAGATGATCAGAACAGACACCCGCCTTGAAAGTTTCGGGCAAAGATTTGAAAATCCGCCGGACAGATCCTGGGTCATCGCCTGGTTTACCGCAGGTCCTTGACCCGGGACAGGTAGTTCAGGGTGAACACCTCATCGGGCAGATCCCGCTTTTTCAGATTGGCTGAAACCATGATGGATTTGTAACCCTGGTACAGCGGGCTGTCCGTTTCCATGACCGCGGGTCTGACCACCCCGTCGCCGATATCCTTGATTTCCTTGAAATGAAGCGTCTTGATGAGCATGCCTGTGGCGGCATAGCACTCGATTCTGGTGGGCACAAGTTCCTGTTTAAGTACCCACATTTTGAGCCGGTCATAGGCCACGGCCCCGGTTTTGGCCTTGAGATCCAGCAGATGCTGCCCCTGATCCTCGGCCAGGTCGGCCACATCATATTCCACATGATAATCCAGGCGCATGATATCCGCATTGTTGAACACCCCGCCCACCACGGACTGCATGCTGGTGATGCGGATGGGTTTGCCCACGTTGGGGATGTACAGCCACATGTTGTCTCCTAAACGCAATGTGGCCCGGCCTTCTTCACTGGCCGGAGAGATGAACAATGTCACAATCTTGTCCATGTCTTTTTTCAGAAACCAGAGCACAAACTCTTTTTTTTTGCCGTCCGGTTCAATGTTGATGATTTTGCGGTACATTTCCAGGTTTCCGGGCTGCAGGTTGTGGTCCACCTGT
Above is a window of Desulfotignum balticum DSM 7044 DNA encoding:
- a CDS encoding ABC transporter ATP-binding protein, whose product is MDPLTPDTKIAVQNVTKIFQSKQGKKQGQEVVALKDLSLEVKDGEFLVIVGASGCGKTTLLNLVAGFDKSTDGQILLDGKPVTGITPECGMIFQQYALFPWKTVQENVEFGMKMKRMPRKDRKARGDRFIDIVGLKGFERSYPHHLSGGMKQRVSIARSLANDPKVMLLDEPFAALDAMTRQVLQEQLVRIYEKHRKTIIFITHSIDEALLLSSRIMVMTARPGRIAQEIINDLPYPRNAEVQLSSRYMELKRMIWDSVQAEVMKSMEVEAD
- a CDS encoding FecR family protein — protein: MALLLTGPAKADPVSIGTIKTIKGDVFVVRDTTQTSLHIGDRLYSGDGLQTLTNSTAGIIFEDNTVLSLGPDTEININDYVFAPENGLFSMIIDMFQGTASYLSGIIGQQAPGAVKFHTPDATIGIRGTQFLVKVDQ
- a CDS encoding OmpA family protein, whose protein sequence is MNHKLFILICCVFFLTICACGTKSTVVLIPDPDGHVGKLEVSNQAGTQTLDQANQAVDIKNETTAPATPAILSQSKIRAVFSDALDARPMPPEKFILYFLPGSNLLTKESEALLPQIIQTILARRSDDIVISGHTDTVGSKEYNYGLSLERAKTMFDILVANGAVPDHIKVTSHGEGNLLVKTPDDVDEPQNRRVEVVIR
- a CDS encoding outer membrane lipoprotein-sorting protein yields the protein MTYFQSALRRAGKWVMPFVLSWMVCAMLISASPILVSAQETLTGAQILEQVDHNLQPGNLEMYRKIINIEPDGKKKEFVLWFLKKDMDKIVTLFISPASEEGRATLRLGDNMWLYIPNVGKPIRITSMQSVVGGVFNNADIMRLDYHVEYDVADLAEDQGQHLLDLKAKTGAVAYDRLKMWVLKQELVPTRIECYAATGMLIKTLHFKEIKDIGDGVVRPAVMETDSPLYQGYKSIMVSANLKKRDLPDEVFTLNYLSRVKDLR
- a CDS encoding ABC transporter permease; its protein translation is MEINTPSKSLAVSIASLVIFITTWELICRLGFIEPLFLPAPSQILSRAVKMIENGQLISHTLASTRRVMVGFFVSSMVAIPFGIFLGSSRFFMAVFDPIISLLRPLPSMSWIPLSLLWLGITETQKYSIVFMGSFAPSLLYIIEATKSIDPLLIRAARNLGASKLDVMKEVILPGSLPQIIAGLKVMLGIAWTCIISAELVAAREGLGFMIMNGKEYFQTDTVLLGMVMISITVMVIDVVFRKFERRLLPWTR